The Arachis hypogaea cultivar Tifrunner chromosome 16, arahy.Tifrunner.gnm2.J5K5, whole genome shotgun sequence genome contains a region encoding:
- the LOC112759052 gene encoding uncharacterized protein yields the protein MSVAAPFQLLEINIISAQDLAPISKSMRAYAVAWLNPERKLATRVDEVGHTNPTWNEKFVYRVDEDFLSNENSVIMIEIYTNAWLRDVLVGTVGVLVSNLIPPSSRSGNRKPNLRFVALQIRRPSGRPQGILNIGVTLLDSTKRSMPMYSELSNSAVGYWDLKDPKKMTRHQNDDAESQDNGINDQKLLTLQRCQSEKNDSTINDYTYQGAGQNFYAHDGHDESEFLTLRKGTPIVNLNGSLCSDVGPSPSVVAAAIAKGLYPMPALPPRSAESSAIDGWTGNSNSEVGMRTKIERWRIELTPAYDLDHQQSAPPSEVSEEFEVKKYKSSKRGVGKTPGRRSSIGGNRQQQQQQKGLFSCFGTVFGCEISITCGGKRKKRHQGGKSHVISGSELTYDESSQCRD from the coding sequence atgtcGGTTGCAGCTCCGTTTCAGCTCCTAGAAATAAACATCATATCGGCGCAGGATCTTGCACCGATTTCGAAATCCATGCGAGCCTACGCGGTGGCGTGGTTGAACCCTGAACGCAAGCTAGCCACGCGGGTCGACGAAGTAGGTCACACCAACCCAACGTGGAACGAGAAGTTCGTGTACAGGGTTGATGAAGACTTCCTCAGCAACGAAAATTCCGTTATCATGATCGAGATCTACACCAATGCATGGCTTCGCGATGTTCTCGTCGGCACCGTCGGGGTCCTCGTCAGCAACCTCATCCCGCCCTCCTCTCGCTCCGGGAACCGCAAGCCAAACCTCCGATTCGTCGCGCTTCAGATCCGAAGGCCCTCCGGTCGCCCTCAGGGGATCCTCAACATCGGCGTCACGCTCCTCGATAGCACAAAGAGGAGCATGCCTATGTATTCCGAACTCAGCAACTCCGCCGTCGGTTATTGGGATCTGAAGGACCCTAAGAAGATGACAAGACACCAAAACGACGACGCCGAGAGCCAGGACAACGGTATCAACGATCAGAAGCTCTTGACGCTGCAGAGATGCCAGAGCGAGAAGAACGATTCAACAATCAACGATTATACCTACCAAGGAGCGGGCCAAAACTTCTACGCCCACGACGGACACGACGAGTCGGAGTTTCTCACTCTGCGGAAGGGCACACCAATTGTGAACTTAAACGGTTCGTTGTGTTCGGATGTAGGTCCGTCGCCATCGGTGGTGGCGGCGGCAATAGCAAAAGGATTGTATCCGATGCCGGCACTGCCACCGAGATCGGCAGAGAGTTCGGCGATCGACGGTTGGACAGGGAATAGCAACTCGGAAGTAGGGATGAGGACGAAGATTGAGAGATGGAGGATTGAGCTTACCCCTGCTTACGATCTGGACCATCAACAATCGGCGCCTCCATCGGAAGTTAGTGAAGAGTTTGAGGTGAAGAAATACAAAAGCTCTAAGCGCGGTGTAGGTAAAACGCCGGGGAGGCGGAGTAGCATAGGCGGGAACCGgcagcaacagcagcagcagAAAGGGTTGTTTTCGTGCTTCGGGACGGTGTTTGGGTGTGAGATCTCAATTACTTGCGGAGGCAAACGGAAGAAGAGGCATCAGGGTGGGAAGAGCCACGTAATAAGTGGATCAGAGCTCACTTACGATGAATCATCTCAATGCAgagattga